A region of Vigna radiata var. radiata cultivar VC1973A chromosome 6, Vradiata_ver6, whole genome shotgun sequence DNA encodes the following proteins:
- the LOC106764028 gene encoding probable folate-biopterin transporter 6 isoform X2, with the protein MGENTDVTVTTKAKTKTLFSLLTQPIQWLQMLSSKLNPSFVIGVFLIYGLGQGLSGSLFKVVADYYWKDVQKLQPSTVQLFVGVYFIPWVLKPLWGLLTDAFPVRGYRRRPYFIISGLIGTVSAATVALTGNLAATAALMCFLGVSASLAIADVTIDACIARNSIEVRELAPDLQSLCGYFSGAGALVGYLASGFFVHRLGPQESLGLLALSPALTIVLGFVIYENRTSHIEKKQAVMKNVGTTIRSIFKTIRYPQVWKPSLFMFLSLALNVTTHEGHFYWYTDPKLGPAFSQEFVGVIYAIGAVASLIGVLIYHKALKDYAFRDLVFYAQLLYGISGVLDLIFILRWNLIIGIPDYFFVVIEESATRITGKIRWMPMMVLSTQLCPLGIEGTFFALLMCIDSMGALLSRWGGGLLLRLLHITRTDFTNLWLAVLIRDLLRFSILALVFLVPKTGQYEELLPSDVSENNTVHDVDEENLELVPFNGKTEL; encoded by the exons ATGGGTGAGAACACTGACGTTACCGTCACCACCAAAGCCAAAACCAAAACCcttttctctcttctaacaCAACCAATCCAATGGCTGCAAATGCTCTCCTCAAAGCTAAACCCTTCCTTCGTCATCGGCGTCTTCCTCATCTACGGTTTAGGGCAAGGGCTCTCGGGCTCACTCTTCAAGGTAGTGGCAGACTACTACTGGAAAGACGTGCAGAAGCTTCAACCCTCCACCGTTCAACTCTTCGTAGGTGTTTACTTCATCCCCTGGGTTCTCAAACCTCTCTGGGGACTCCTCACCGACGCCTTCCCCGTTAGAGGATACCGTCGCCGACCCTACTTCATCATCTCCGGTCTCATCGGCACCGTCTCCGCCGCCACTGTCGCGCTCACCGGGAACCTCGCCGCCACAGCCGCGCTCATGTGCTTCCTTGGCGTGTCCGCCTCGCTCGCGATCGCGGATGTCACAATCGATGCGTGTATTGCGAGGAACAGCATCGAGGTGAGGGAGCTGGCGCCGGACTTGCAGAGCCTCTGCGGGTACTTCTCCGGCGCCGGCGCCCTCGTCGGATACCTCGCGAGTGGGTTCTTCGTGCACCGCCTCGGACCCCAG GAGTCGCTTGGTCTCTTGGCGCTTTCTCCTGCTTTGACGATTGTGCTGGGTTTTGTGATATATGAAAACAGAACTTCGCATATTGAAAAGAAACAG GCAGTGATGAAGAATGTAGGAACGACTATCAGAAGCATTTTCAAGACAATTAGGTATCCTCAAGTGTGGAAGCCTTCTCTGTTCATGTTCCTTTCCCTGGCTTTGAATGTAACCACCCACGAAGGCCATTTTTATTGGTATACAGATCCAAAACTTGGCCCTGCATTCTCTCAG GAGTTTGTAGGGGTGATCTATGCAATCGGTGCAGTGGCATCATTGATAGGGGTATTAATCTACCACAAGGCTCTTAAAGACTACGCATTCAGAGACCTGGTATTCTATGCACAACTCCTATATGGCATATCTGGTGTGCTGGATCTGATCTTCATCCTTCGTTGGAACTTGATCATTGGAATCCCTGACTACTTCTTTGTTGTCATTGAAGAAAGTGCTACAAGAATTACAGGCAAAATCAGATGGATGCCCATGATGGTGCTGAGCACCCAGTTGTGCCCTTTAGGCATTGAGGGCACATTTTTTGCTCTGTTAATGTGCATTGATAGCATGGGTGCCCTCTTATCCAGGTGGGGTGGAGGGTTGCTGCTTCGTCTTCTCCACATCACCAGAACTGACTTCACAAACCTTTGGTTGGCTGTTCTCATAAGGGATTTGCTCAGGTTTTCAATACTTGCTTTGGTTTTTCTTGTCCCTAAAACAGGTCAATACGAGGAACTGCTTCCTTCTGATGTTTCAGAAAATAACACGGTTCATGATGTAGATGAAGAGAATTTGGAACTTGTCCCTTTCAATGGAAAGACTGAACTTTAG
- the LOC106764028 gene encoding probable folate-biopterin transporter 6 isoform X1, which yields MGENTDVTVTTKAKTKTLFSLLTQPIQWLQMLSSKLNPSFVIGVFLIYGLGQGLSGSLFKVVADYYWKDVQKLQPSTVQLFVGVYFIPWVLKPLWGLLTDAFPVRGYRRRPYFIISGLIGTVSAATVALTGNLAATAALMCFLGVSASLAIADVTIDACIARNSIEVRELAPDLQSLCGYFSGAGALVGYLASGFFVHRLGPQESLGLLALSPALTIVLGFVIYENRTSHIEKKQISQAVMKNVGTTIRSIFKTIRYPQVWKPSLFMFLSLALNVTTHEGHFYWYTDPKLGPAFSQEFVGVIYAIGAVASLIGVLIYHKALKDYAFRDLVFYAQLLYGISGVLDLIFILRWNLIIGIPDYFFVVIEESATRITGKIRWMPMMVLSTQLCPLGIEGTFFALLMCIDSMGALLSRWGGGLLLRLLHITRTDFTNLWLAVLIRDLLRFSILALVFLVPKTGQYEELLPSDVSENNTVHDVDEENLELVPFNGKTEL from the exons ATGGGTGAGAACACTGACGTTACCGTCACCACCAAAGCCAAAACCAAAACCcttttctctcttctaacaCAACCAATCCAATGGCTGCAAATGCTCTCCTCAAAGCTAAACCCTTCCTTCGTCATCGGCGTCTTCCTCATCTACGGTTTAGGGCAAGGGCTCTCGGGCTCACTCTTCAAGGTAGTGGCAGACTACTACTGGAAAGACGTGCAGAAGCTTCAACCCTCCACCGTTCAACTCTTCGTAGGTGTTTACTTCATCCCCTGGGTTCTCAAACCTCTCTGGGGACTCCTCACCGACGCCTTCCCCGTTAGAGGATACCGTCGCCGACCCTACTTCATCATCTCCGGTCTCATCGGCACCGTCTCCGCCGCCACTGTCGCGCTCACCGGGAACCTCGCCGCCACAGCCGCGCTCATGTGCTTCCTTGGCGTGTCCGCCTCGCTCGCGATCGCGGATGTCACAATCGATGCGTGTATTGCGAGGAACAGCATCGAGGTGAGGGAGCTGGCGCCGGACTTGCAGAGCCTCTGCGGGTACTTCTCCGGCGCCGGCGCCCTCGTCGGATACCTCGCGAGTGGGTTCTTCGTGCACCGCCTCGGACCCCAG GAGTCGCTTGGTCTCTTGGCGCTTTCTCCTGCTTTGACGATTGTGCTGGGTTTTGTGATATATGAAAACAGAACTTCGCATATTGAAAAGAAACAG ATTTCACAGGCAGTGATGAAGAATGTAGGAACGACTATCAGAAGCATTTTCAAGACAATTAGGTATCCTCAAGTGTGGAAGCCTTCTCTGTTCATGTTCCTTTCCCTGGCTTTGAATGTAACCACCCACGAAGGCCATTTTTATTGGTATACAGATCCAAAACTTGGCCCTGCATTCTCTCAG GAGTTTGTAGGGGTGATCTATGCAATCGGTGCAGTGGCATCATTGATAGGGGTATTAATCTACCACAAGGCTCTTAAAGACTACGCATTCAGAGACCTGGTATTCTATGCACAACTCCTATATGGCATATCTGGTGTGCTGGATCTGATCTTCATCCTTCGTTGGAACTTGATCATTGGAATCCCTGACTACTTCTTTGTTGTCATTGAAGAAAGTGCTACAAGAATTACAGGCAAAATCAGATGGATGCCCATGATGGTGCTGAGCACCCAGTTGTGCCCTTTAGGCATTGAGGGCACATTTTTTGCTCTGTTAATGTGCATTGATAGCATGGGTGCCCTCTTATCCAGGTGGGGTGGAGGGTTGCTGCTTCGTCTTCTCCACATCACCAGAACTGACTTCACAAACCTTTGGTTGGCTGTTCTCATAAGGGATTTGCTCAGGTTTTCAATACTTGCTTTGGTTTTTCTTGTCCCTAAAACAGGTCAATACGAGGAACTGCTTCCTTCTGATGTTTCAGAAAATAACACGGTTCATGATGTAGATGAAGAGAATTTGGAACTTGTCCCTTTCAATGGAAAGACTGAACTTTAG
- the LOC106765198 gene encoding enhancer of rudimentary homolog, producing MANRHTIILMQTSQNRATRTFMDYESITQAMDGICALYERKLKELNPAIRNLSYDIADLYNFIDGLADMSALVYDSSIHAYLPHDRQWIKQKTFQHLKKLAH from the exons ATG GCTAATCGACACACCATTATTCTAATGCAGACATCTCAGAACAGAGCAACAAGGACGTTCATGGATTATGAATCCATTACTCAGGCCATGGATG GCATATGTGCATTGTATGAAAGGAAACTGAAGGAGTTAAATCCGGCCATCAGAAATCTCTCTTATGATATTGCTGATCTCTACAACTTCATAGATGGTCTTGCGGACATGAGCGCCCTAGT GTATGATAGTTCCATTCATGCTTACTTGCCGCATGATCGACAGTGGATTAAGCAAAAAACCTTCCAGCATTTGAAGAAATTGGCACATTGA
- the LOC106763731 gene encoding L-type lectin-domain containing receptor kinase IX.1-like, with translation MRMRLLEMVTTFVLLLLLHPPFLKTVESLNFNITNFNDPESEKNMAYIGDGKASNGSVELNIVDYLFRVGRALYAKPLRLWDQSSNVLTDFTTHFTFSIDRAKNGTYADGFAFYMAPHGYPIPPNSGGGTFALFNTTSNTFIRHNHVLAVEFDTFNGTIDPPMQHVGIDDNSLSSVTSAKFDIDKNLGKKCNVLITYTASNKTLFVAWSFNGTATSHSNSSLSYTVDLMEILPEWVDVGFSASTGEFTEHNVIYTWDFSSTLNSDASDNSSGGDGNGKRKVWVIAVASSSAVLVAVVVSVAVWAIMKKKIRDKVDKSNDGEGGANLVKFDLDRATIPRRFDYRELLAATNGFADDRKLGRGASGQVYKGILSDLGRVVAVKRIFAKFANSERVFINEVRVISRLIHRNLVQFVGWCHEQGEFLLLFEYMPNGSLDTHLFGDKKPLTWDVRYKVALGVAAAVRYLHEDAEQCVLHRDIKSANVLLDTDFSTKLGDFGMAKFVDPRLRTQMTGVVGTFGYLAPEYLNGRKASKESDIYSFGVVALEIACGRRTYHDGEFHVPLMNWVWQQYVKGNVMDVVDERLNKEFNVDEMRSLIIVGLWCTNPNDKERPKAAQVIKVLELEAPLPELPLDMHDRLPPSLVTYSEQPNFQSVQTLPFTDSFISVGR, from the exons ATGAGAATGAGGTTGCTAGAGATGGTGACAACTTTTGTTCTTCTGCTGCTTCTTCATCCTCCCTTTCTTAAAACTGTAGAATCActaaatttcaacataacaaacttCAACGACCCTGAGAGTGAAAAAAACATGGCATACATAGGTGATGGCAAAGCCAGCAACGGCAGCGTAGAACTCAACATTGTGGATTATCTTTTCCGCGTTGGAAGAGCCTTGTACGCAAAACCTCTGCGCCTGTGGGACCAATCATCGAATGTTCTCACAGACTTCACCACACACTTCACTTTCTCCATTGACAGAGCCAAAAACGGCACCTATGCTGACGGTTTCGCCTTCTACATGGCCCCTCATGGCTACCCGATTCCTCCCAACTCAGGTGGTGGCACTTTTGCCCTTTTCAACACCACTTCCAACACCTTTATTCGCCACAACCACGTCCTCGCGGTTGAGTTTGACACGTTCAATGGCACCATTGACCCTCCCATGCAGCATGTTGGCATAGACGATAACTCTCTCAGTTCCGTGACTTCTGCCAAATTTGACATTGACAAAAACCTGGGAAAGAAATGTAACGTTTTGATAACCTACACAGCTTCCAACAAGACCCTCTTTGTGGCTTGGTCCTTCAACGGAACAGCAACGTCACACTCCAATTCTTCACTTTCTTACACGGTTGACCTCATGGAAATTCTACCAGAGTGGGTAGATGTGGGGTTCTCCGCTTCAACAGGCGAATTCACTGAACACAATGTTATTTACACCTGGGACTTTAGTTCAACGTTGAATTCCGATGCTTCGGATAATTCCTCCGGTGGGGACGGGAACGGAAAACGAAAAGTTTGGGTGATTGCTGTGGCGAGTTCTTCGGCGGTCTTGGTGGCCGTGGTTGTGAGTGTTGCAGTGTGGGcaataatgaagaagaaaataagggaTAAGGTTGATAAGAGTAATGATGGTGAAGGTGGAGCCAACTTGGTTAAGTTTGATTTGGATAGAGCAACTATACCAAGAAGATTTGATTACAGAGAACTACTTGCAGCCACCAACGGATTCGCAGATGATAGAAAGCTTGGGCGAGGAGCTTCGGGACAGGTTTACAAAGGGATTCTGAGTGATTTGGGGAGGGTTGTTGCGGTGAAAAGGATTTTCGCTAAGTTTGCAAATTCAGAGAGAGTTTTCATCAATGAGGTTAGGGTTATAAGCCGTCTTATACACAGAAACTTGGTGCAGTTCGTAGGGTGGTGCCACGAGCAAGGTGAGTTTCTGTTGCTTTTTGAGTACATGCCTAATGGAAGTCTCGACACTCATCTCTTTGGGGACAAAAAACCTTTGACCTGGGATGTTAG GTACAAGGTAGCATTAGGGGTGGCTGCAGCAGTTCGTTATCTTCATGAAGATGCGGAGCAGTGTGTTCTTCACAGGGATATCAAGTCAGCAAATGTGTTGTTGGACACAGATTTTAGCACCAAGCTTGGAGATTTTGGAATGGCAAAGTTTGTGGATCCGAGGTTGAGGACTCAAATGACAGGGGTGGTGGGGACTTTCGGGTACCTTGCCCCAGAATACCTGAACGGACGTAAGGCTAGCAAGGAATCAGACATTTATAGTTTTGGGGTTGTGGCTCTTGAGATCGCATGTGGAAGGAGAACTTACCATGATGGAGAATTTCATGTGCCTCTGATGAACTGGGTGTGGCAACAGTATGTGAAAGGGAAtgtgatggatgttgttgatgAGAGATTGAACAAAGAGTTTAATGTAGATGAAATGAGAAGCTTGATCATTGTGGGGTTGTGGTGTACTAACCCTAACGACAAGGAAAGGCCAAAGGCTGCACAAGTGATCAAAGTTCTTGAACTAGAAGCGCCATTGCCGGAGCTTCCACTTGATATGCATGACCGTCTTCCTCCTTCTCTAGTTACATATTCAGAACAACCTAATTTTCAGTCCGTTCAGACACTACCTTTCACCGACAGCTTTATAAGTGTTGGACGTTAA
- the LOC106762954 gene encoding L-type lectin-domain containing receptor kinase IX.1-like, protein MLPTIGNFHYSKAFLLFLILCILPINLAQPLSFTIANFNDTKNASIVGYAGVAKVEDGSVVLNPIIENGKGRVIYGQPLRLKNSSDGLATDFSTRFSFTIDATVAKYGDGFAFFLAPLLYQIPTVTSNGSLLGLYDATQNNIIAVEFDTYINELDPPVQHVGINNNSVASLNYSKFDIESNLGKMVHALITYNASAQLLAVSWSFDGTKSSSTPSGYLSYKIDLWAVLPEWVNVGFSGSTGSSTEKNVIHTWEFSSNLDLNSTHGVESDIATKCKVQVKIVVITVICSIVFVLVVISISWLIIKKRRTEDGFGLDRDIMPRRFGYEEIVAATNGFADDRRLGEGGSGQVYKGFLEDSGRVVAVKRIFSDVEDSERIFRNEVNIISRLIHRNLVQFMGWCQEKEELLLVFEYMSNGSLDNHLFGIRRSLTWDVRYKIALGVARALRYLHEDAEQSVVHRDIKSANVLLDTDFNTKISDFGIARLVDPRLRTQRTKVVGTYGYLAPEYLNEGRVSKESDMYSFGVLALEIACGRRTYQDGEDNHVPLAKWVWKHYVDGNILNAADEELKMDFDIYEMKCLLSVGIWCTLQDHRERPTSEQVINVLKQEVPLPMFSARFSDNGQPDPFESSSRKE, encoded by the coding sequence ATGTTGCCAACCATTGGAAATTTCCACTACTCCAAAGCTTTTCTTCTGTTCCTCATCCTCTGTATCCTTCCAATAAACTTGGCTCAACCACTTTCCTTCACCATAGCTAACTTTAACGACACTAAAAATGCAAGCATCGTTGGATACGCCGGCGTAGCCAAGGTTGAGGACGGATCTGTTGTGCTCAACCCAATCATCGAGAATGGAAAGGGAAGAGTCATTTATGGCCAACCTTTACGCCTAAAAAACTCTTCTGATGGACTTGCCACTGATTTTTCAACTCGTTTTTCATTCACTATCGACGCAACAGTAGCCAAATACGGTGATGGCTTTGCCTTCTTCTTGGCACCCCTTTTATACCAGATTCCGACTGTCACTTCTAATGGCTCCCTTCTCGGCCTATACGATGCCACCCAAAATAACATCATTGCTGTCGAATTTGACACTTATATAAACGAGTTAGACCCACCAGTGCAACACGTAGGGATCAACAATAACTCTGTGGCATCTCTCAATTATAGCAAGTTTGATATTGAAAGCAACTTAGGGAAGATGGTGCATGCGTTGATAACTTACAATGCTTCTGCCCAACTCCTGGCTGTTTCGTGGTCCTTTGATGGAACTAAATCTTCTTCTACTCCCAGCGGTTATCTTTCGTACAAGATTGACCTGTGGGCAGTTTTGCCGGAGTGGGTCAATGTTGGGTTTTCAGGTTCAACTGGATCATCCACTGAGAAAAACGTGATCCATACCTGGGAGTTCAGTTCAAACCTAGATCTTAATTCTACACATGGAGTGGAAAGTGACATCGCAACCAAATGCAAGGTTCAGGTCAAGATAGTAGTTATTACAGTCATTTGTTCTATTGTTTTTGTGCTTGTGGTCATTAGCATTTCTTGGTTGATTATCAAAAAGAGAAGAACAGAGGATGGTTTTGGTTTAGATAGAGATATTATGCCTAGAAGGTTTGGTTATGAGGAAATAGTTGCAGCCACGAACGGGTTTGCAGATGATAGAAGGCTGGGAGAAGGAGGCTCTGGACAAGTTTACAAAGGGTTTCTGGAAGATTCGGGGCGCGTGGTTGCTGTGAAAAGGATTTTTTCTGACGTTGAAGATTCTGAGAGAATATTTAGAAACGAGGTGAACATCATAAGTCGTCTTATACATAGAAACCTCGTGCAATTCATGGGGTGGTGccaagagaaagaagagttatTACTGGTTTTTGAGTACATGAGTAATGGAAGCCTTGACAATCATCTGTTTGGTATCAGAAGAAGTTTGACATGGGATGTGAGATACAAGATAGCATTAGGTGTGGCTAGAGCACTTCGTTATCTTCATGAAGACGCGGAGCAGAGTGTTGTTCATAGGGACATAAAATCAGCTAATGTTTTGTTGGACACAGATTTCAACACAAAGATTAGTGACTTTGGGATAGCAAGGTTGGTGGATCCAAGATTGAGGACTCAGAGGACAAAGGTGGTGGGGACATATGGGTACCTAGCTCCAGAATATTTAAACGAAGGGAGGGTTAGCAAAGAATCAGACATGTACAGTTTTGGGGTTTTGGCTCTGGAGATAGCATGTGGAAGGAGGACTTACCAGGATGGCGAAGATAATCACGTGCCTTTGGCGAAATGGGTATGGAAACATTATGTGGATGGGAATATTTTGAATGCTGCTGATGAGGAATTGAAGATGGACTTTGACATATATGAAATGAAATGCTTGCTGAGTGTAGGAATATGGTGTACCCTCCAAGACCACAGGGAAAGGCCAACCTCAGAACAGGTTATAAATGTTCTTAAACAAGAAGTGCCATTGCCAATGTTTTCTGCAAGATTCTCTGATAATGGGCAACCGGATCCCTTTGAATCGTCATCCAGAAAAGAATAA